Proteins encoded in a region of the Haloarcula sp. CBA1129 genome:
- a CDS encoding helix-turn-helix domain-containing protein — MSGRMLAEIEVFGPRSCQVQPHADEDWSVASVSRSATSGGADRVVEEFTLKGGDEPPRALQTDSSNVDRVFAYDQRHVFQLSRAAEQGCVCERIEAAGCVVQKFTADTESVVVTFLVEDMPTLREIVADLQSEGETVKLRRLLEDTSTETDRPVVLDRAKLTGRQREVLTRAHEMGYFEHPRDATAGDVADALDISTSTFTEHLAAAQRKLLDDLLDAR, encoded by the coding sequence ATGTCGGGCCGAATGCTCGCCGAGATCGAAGTGTTCGGTCCTCGGTCCTGTCAGGTACAGCCACACGCTGACGAGGACTGGTCAGTGGCGTCGGTCTCTCGGAGCGCAACGAGTGGCGGTGCCGACCGTGTCGTCGAAGAATTCACTCTCAAAGGCGGTGATGAGCCGCCGAGAGCGCTACAGACCGACTCCTCGAATGTGGACCGTGTCTTCGCGTACGACCAGCGACACGTCTTCCAACTGTCTCGGGCGGCCGAACAGGGCTGTGTCTGTGAACGTATCGAAGCGGCCGGCTGTGTTGTCCAGAAGTTCACGGCGGATACCGAATCCGTCGTCGTCACGTTTCTCGTCGAGGATATGCCGACCCTGCGGGAGATTGTTGCCGACCTCCAGTCGGAAGGCGAGACGGTCAAACTTCGGCGACTGCTCGAAGATACGTCTACAGAGACAGACCGGCCGGTCGTGCTCGACCGCGCGAAACTGACCGGCCGCCAGCGCGAGGTGCTGACCCGTGCCCACGAGATGGGGTACTTCGAGCACCCGCGCGACGCGACTGCTGGCGACGTGGCCGATGCGCTTGACATCTCCACCTCGACGTTTACCGAGCACCTCGCCGCCGCCCAGCGGAAACTCCTCGACGACCTGCTTGACGCCCGGTGA
- a CDS encoding DUF5783 family protein — translation MTEFDAEKFDEKYVHYFEELETAYSNAYQELHGQYDSEVLRGIDRQILSESEPVYEGDGTFSIRLPDDTAARAQSLPGDQETFDTVLSAFTDAIERELRRLFEFE, via the coding sequence ATGACCGAGTTCGACGCCGAGAAGTTCGACGAGAAATACGTCCACTACTTCGAGGAACTCGAAACGGCGTACTCGAACGCCTATCAGGAACTGCACGGCCAGTACGATTCTGAGGTCCTTCGCGGAATTGACAGACAGATTCTCAGCGAGAGCGAGCCGGTGTACGAGGGTGACGGGACGTTCAGCATCCGGTTACCCGACGACACTGCGGCGCGTGCGCAGTCCTTGCCGGGCGATCAAGAGACGTTCGACACAGTGCTGTCGGCGTTCACTGACGCCATCGAGCGCGAACTCCGTCGGCTGTTCGAGTTCGAGTAG
- a CDS encoding ubiquinol-cytochrome c reductase iron-sulfur subunit, which yields MIEYPKPDDDEEQGDDCSCDGDTGKSPTLYGDARAELRRRDFAKFLATVGGLTAVASLTAPLASTTQVFERGYEGPVYSDGIHLVDSEGERITEGRLSEGEHMTVFPEPRPGIEDAPTLLVRYAESDYGSDIAEGFTVSGYAAFSKVCTHAGCMVSDREEDLVVCPCHFGKFNVLEGAAVSGGPPGRALPQLPITMTSDGQLVATGDFEGPVGPGGE from the coding sequence ATGATAGAGTATCCGAAACCCGATGACGACGAGGAACAGGGCGACGACTGCTCGTGTGACGGGGACACCGGAAAGTCCCCGACGCTGTATGGGGACGCTCGCGCGGAACTCCGCCGCCGTGACTTCGCGAAGTTCCTCGCGACCGTCGGCGGCCTGACTGCCGTTGCCAGCCTCACCGCACCGCTTGCCAGCACCACACAGGTCTTCGAGCGAGGATACGAGGGGCCGGTGTACTCCGACGGGATCCACCTCGTCGACAGCGAGGGCGAGCGCATCACGGAGGGACGGCTCTCCGAGGGCGAGCATATGACCGTGTTCCCGGAGCCCCGGCCCGGCATCGAGGACGCCCCGACGCTGCTGGTGCGCTACGCCGAGTCCGACTACGGCAGCGACATCGCGGAGGGGTTCACTGTCAGCGGCTACGCTGCCTTCTCGAAGGTGTGTACCCACGCCGGCTGTATGGTCTCGGACCGGGAGGAAGACCTCGTCGTCTGTCCGTGTCACTTCGGGAAATTCAACGTTCTGGAAGGGGCGGCGGTCAGCGGCGGCCCGCCGGGACGGGCGCTACCGCAACTCCCGATTACGATGACTAGCGACGGCCAGCTCGTCGCCACCGGTGACTTCGAGGGGCCAGTCGG